The following coding sequences are from one Rhipicephalus microplus isolate Deutch F79 chromosome 3, USDA_Rmic, whole genome shotgun sequence window:
- the LOC142802884 gene encoding uncharacterized protein LOC142802884 — protein MAKSKDETCAAECPKKCENQPMFIVDNMPVVEGRVLGQRARVLRDTGSNTTIVRREFVPDRCLTGKTARVMLLDGKAKELPEANIQIHTPYFVGDVNALCMTNPLYDLVLDNIPGVKGPQEPDTTWEYSGALFPESTGSSKIPACWEKSTLLSAVVRMQGKTESMMKIPLVGSLEVTRVQLTESQKDDLSLKSCFSKIGKEFHSNKDTTYHFSEEAGLLYRHYRLSTGRTFKQVVVPRTLRQHILKVAHEGIMAGHQGVRCTTDRILGDFYWPGMHEEIRRFVKSCDVCQRTTLKGKVGVAPLGNMPPIRIPFQRVAIDLIGPLSPRSDKGNRYVLTLIDFATRYPDAVALPRIDAVSIAEALLEIFSRGGLLREVVTDQDTNKLLMQWKGPFKVAEAKNDVDYAIDLGQSIKVFYVNMLKKYGEREITSPHQVAAVNTTSATPEEEANRESNDSEDTIPSLSLCQTQTASDFKISPKLQTDQLQQVRQLCEEFADIFSDLPGKTQLVECSLNLVIEKPVHVSQCPIPLALRENVEKRYRRCFEWA, from the exons ATGGCCAAGTCCAAGGATGAGACATGCGCTGCTGAATGCCCCAAGAAGTGCGAGAACCAACCTATGTTCATAGTCGACAacatgccagtggtcgaaggacGGGTGCTTGGACAACGCGCACGTGTTTTACGAGACACAGGGAGCAACACGACCATCGTCCGACGCGAGTTCGTGCCGGATCGATGCCTGACCGGGAAGACGGCAAGAGTTATGCTTTTGGATGGAAAGGCCAAGgaactaccggaagcaaacatacAGATACACACGCCCTACTTCGTTGGTGATGTAAACGCTTTATGCATGACTAACCCTTTGTACGACCTCGTGCTCGACAATATTCCAGGAGTAAAAGGACCACAGGAGCCAGATACTACCTGGGAGTACTCTGGCGCCCTGTTCCCTGAATCGACTGGTTCGAGCAAAATCCCGGCATGCTGGGAAAAGTCAACCTTGCTTTCTGCCGTCGTCCGGATGCAGGGGAAGACGGAGAGTATGATGAAGATTCCGCTAGTTGGTTCGCTAGAAGTGACCCGAGTGCAGCTAACTGAGAGCCAAAAAGACGACCTAAGTCTGAAGAGTTGCTTCAGCAAGATTGGGAAGGAGTTTCACTCCAATAAAGACACGACGTaccacttttctgaagaggcTGGTCTACTGTATCGACATTACCGCCTTTCTACGGGGAGGACCTTTAAGCAAGTAGTCGTGCCAAGGACACTTCGACAACACATTTTGAAGGTTGCACACGAGGGCATTATGGCTGGTCACCAAGGCGTGCGATGTACCACAGACCGTATCCTTGGGGATTTTTACTGGCCAGGTATGCATGAAGAAATCAGACGGTTTGTTAAGTCGTGCGACGTCTGCCAGAGGACAACGCTGAAAGGGAAAGTCGGAGTCGCTCCGTTGGGCAACATGCCTCCCATACGGATACCATTCCAAAGAGTCGCCATTGACCTGATCGGACCGTTATCTCCTAGATCAGATAAGGGAAACCGCTATGTGCTTACCCTCATTGACTTCGCTACTCGCTATCCTGACGCAGTAGCCCTACCCAGAATCGACGCTGTCAGTATTGCAGAAGCCCTCCTTGAAATATTTTCCCGAGGGGGCCTGCTTCGAGAAGTGGTTACCGATCAAG ACACCAATAAGCTTCTCATGCAGTGGAAGGGCCCGTTTAAAGTTGCTGAAGCCAAGAATGATGTTGATTATGCAATTGACTTAGGGCAGAGCATCAAGGTCTTTTACGTGAATATGCTGAAGAAGTATGGGGAAAGAGAAATAACGTCTCCTCATCAGGTGGCTGCAGTGAATACTACAAGTGCAACACCTGAGGAAGAGGCGAACAGGGAGAGCAACGACTCTGAGGATACCATCCCCTCTCTCAGTCTATGCCAAACACAAACGGCATCAGACTTCAAGATATCGCCCAAACTGCAGACAGACCAACTTCAACAAGTTCGACAATTGTGCGAAGAGTTTGCAGACATATTTTCGGACCTTCCCGGCAAGACACAACTTGTCGAATGCTCTCTTAACCTCGTCATCGAAAAGCCGGTTCACGTGTCCCAGTGCCCAATTCCTCTAGCGCTGCGTGAGAACGTCGAAAAGAGGTACAGGAGATGCTTCGAATGGGCATAA